One stretch of Armigeres subalbatus isolate Guangzhou_Male chromosome 2, GZ_Asu_2, whole genome shotgun sequence DNA includes these proteins:
- the LOC134212445 gene encoding uncharacterized protein LOC134212445 isoform X3 has product MWDGVSFLFRRFFIVSAIERNCILPLKPDWSFFSPLIFSLDGKLIASESVSEEVEDITLAVGDEVLLSCAPNYFREFSSEKVLRATCKKDKTLVVDGQDKNFVSELFCEARSIEEIIVPVRGCPSNARSIEYGYTNPVNSKSFILGEACYDVKRGQTLFVHTKIRSGTNTVEALALKTANNADYFRREHPTSRYKVELNKALNINDHAERFKGVFGNKNIPKIEARRYINEDLLSHKQYQSVLKLAWNYQIVKDASVLDNFDNLVDDIAGLDAKEVEIYTGAHGVLSLKDKNNHSVDVYLKENRFPVPKFHWTVVRSESKAVAFAVFNKAQLTDAEREKDTFCTSICDQLTWISTLQENSSYSNPELGYVLCCDLNEFRRTIKEMPPLNGIKEVLM; this is encoded by the exons TTCTCTTTCGACGGTTCTTCATCGTTTCAGCTATCGAACGGAATTGCATTCTTCCTCTGAAGCCGGATTGGTCGTTTTTTTCGCCACTGATCTTCAGCCTGGACGGAAAACTCATCGCGTCCGAAAGCGTCAGCGAGGAAGTGGAGGACATCACACTGGCAGTCGGAGACGAGGTTCTGCTGTCCTGTGCTCCAAATTACTTCCGAGAGTTTTCATCCGAAAAAGTACTCAGGGCAACATGCAAAAAAGATAAAACGCTGG tcgTTGATGGTCAAGATAAGAACTTCGTATCTGAGCTTTTTTGTGAGGCTCGTTCAATCGAGGAAATAATCGTTCCAGTTCGAGGATGTCCGAGCAATGCACGTTCCATCGAGTATGGCTACACGAATCCAGTGAACAGCAAATCATTCATCCTTGGTGAAGCTTGTTATGATGTTAAACGAGGACAGACTTTATTCGTACATACCAAGATCAGATCCGGAACTAACACAGTCGAAGCTCTTGCATTGAAAACTGCAAACAATGCTGACTACTTCCGACGAGAACATCCAACGTCTCGGTACAAGGTGGAGCTGAACAAAGCCCTCAACATTAACGATCATGCGGAGCGTTTCAAAGGTGTGTTCGGCAATAAAAACATTCCAAAGATCGAAGCTCGCCGGTATATAAACGAAGACCTTCTAAGTCACAAACAGTATCAATCGGTTCTAAAGTTGGCGTGGAACTATCAAATTGTTAAGGACGCATCAGTTCTGGATAACTTCGATAACCTGGTCGACGACATAGCCGGCCTGGATGCCAAGGAAGTAGAAATTTACACCGGTGCTCATGGAGTCCTCTCCCTCAAAGACAAAAACAATCACAGCGTGGATGTCTACCTAAAAGAAAATCGCTTTCCCGTTCCGAAGTTCCACTGGACTGTGGTACGGTCGGAAAGCAAAGCGGTGGCGTTTGCTGTCTTCAATAAGGCACAGCTAACGGATGCCGAGCGGGAGAAAGACACCTTCTGCACCAGTATATGTGATCAGTTGACGTGGATCAGCACGTTGCAGGAGAATAGTTCCTACAGTAATCCCGAGCTGGGTTACGTCCTGTGTTGCGATCTGAACGAGTTCCGTCGGACGATAAAGGAAATGCCTCCACTAAATGGCATAAAGGAGGTGCTGATGTAG
- the LOC134212445 gene encoding uncharacterized protein LOC134212445 isoform X1: protein MANSVISQVMLAAFLVFAVEQYSVSANVLFRRFFIVSAIERNCILPLKPDWSFFSPLIFSLDGKLIASESVSEEVEDITLAVGDEVLLSCAPNYFREFSSEKVLRATCKKDKTLVVDGQDKNFVSELFCEARSIEEIIVPVRGCPSNARSIEYGYTNPVNSKSFILGEACYDVKRGQTLFVHTKIRSGTNTVEALALKTANNADYFRREHPTSRYKVELNKALNINDHAERFKGVFGNKNIPKIEARRYINEDLLSHKQYQSVLKLAWNYQIVKDASVLDNFDNLVDDIAGLDAKEVEIYTGAHGVLSLKDKNNHSVDVYLKENRFPVPKFHWTVVRSESKAVAFAVFNKAQLTDAEREKDTFCTSICDQLTWISTLQENSSYSNPELGYVLCCDLNEFRRTIKEMPPLNGIKEVLM, encoded by the exons TTCTCTTTCGACGGTTCTTCATCGTTTCAGCTATCGAACGGAATTGCATTCTTCCTCTGAAGCCGGATTGGTCGTTTTTTTCGCCACTGATCTTCAGCCTGGACGGAAAACTCATCGCGTCCGAAAGCGTCAGCGAGGAAGTGGAGGACATCACACTGGCAGTCGGAGACGAGGTTCTGCTGTCCTGTGCTCCAAATTACTTCCGAGAGTTTTCATCCGAAAAAGTACTCAGGGCAACATGCAAAAAAGATAAAACGCTGG tcgTTGATGGTCAAGATAAGAACTTCGTATCTGAGCTTTTTTGTGAGGCTCGTTCAATCGAGGAAATAATCGTTCCAGTTCGAGGATGTCCGAGCAATGCACGTTCCATCGAGTATGGCTACACGAATCCAGTGAACAGCAAATCATTCATCCTTGGTGAAGCTTGTTATGATGTTAAACGAGGACAGACTTTATTCGTACATACCAAGATCAGATCCGGAACTAACACAGTCGAAGCTCTTGCATTGAAAACTGCAAACAATGCTGACTACTTCCGACGAGAACATCCAACGTCTCGGTACAAGGTGGAGCTGAACAAAGCCCTCAACATTAACGATCATGCGGAGCGTTTCAAAGGTGTGTTCGGCAATAAAAACATTCCAAAGATCGAAGCTCGCCGGTATATAAACGAAGACCTTCTAAGTCACAAACAGTATCAATCGGTTCTAAAGTTGGCGTGGAACTATCAAATTGTTAAGGACGCATCAGTTCTGGATAACTTCGATAACCTGGTCGACGACATAGCCGGCCTGGATGCCAAGGAAGTAGAAATTTACACCGGTGCTCATGGAGTCCTCTCCCTCAAAGACAAAAACAATCACAGCGTGGATGTCTACCTAAAAGAAAATCGCTTTCCCGTTCCGAAGTTCCACTGGACTGTGGTACGGTCGGAAAGCAAAGCGGTGGCGTTTGCTGTCTTCAATAAGGCACAGCTAACGGATGCCGAGCGGGAGAAAGACACCTTCTGCACCAGTATATGTGATCAGTTGACGTGGATCAGCACGTTGCAGGAGAATAGTTCCTACAGTAATCCCGAGCTGGGTTACGTCCTGTGTTGCGATCTGAACGAGTTCCGTCGGACGATAAAGGAAATGCCTCCACTAAATGGCATAAAGGAGGTGCTGATGTAG
- the LOC134212445 gene encoding uncharacterized protein LOC134212445 isoform X2 — protein sequence MANSVISQVMLAAFLVFAVEQYSVSANAIERNCILPLKPDWSFFSPLIFSLDGKLIASESVSEEVEDITLAVGDEVLLSCAPNYFREFSSEKVLRATCKKDKTLVVDGQDKNFVSELFCEARSIEEIIVPVRGCPSNARSIEYGYTNPVNSKSFILGEACYDVKRGQTLFVHTKIRSGTNTVEALALKTANNADYFRREHPTSRYKVELNKALNINDHAERFKGVFGNKNIPKIEARRYINEDLLSHKQYQSVLKLAWNYQIVKDASVLDNFDNLVDDIAGLDAKEVEIYTGAHGVLSLKDKNNHSVDVYLKENRFPVPKFHWTVVRSESKAVAFAVFNKAQLTDAEREKDTFCTSICDQLTWISTLQENSSYSNPELGYVLCCDLNEFRRTIKEMPPLNGIKEVLM from the exons CTATCGAACGGAATTGCATTCTTCCTCTGAAGCCGGATTGGTCGTTTTTTTCGCCACTGATCTTCAGCCTGGACGGAAAACTCATCGCGTCCGAAAGCGTCAGCGAGGAAGTGGAGGACATCACACTGGCAGTCGGAGACGAGGTTCTGCTGTCCTGTGCTCCAAATTACTTCCGAGAGTTTTCATCCGAAAAAGTACTCAGGGCAACATGCAAAAAAGATAAAACGCTGG tcgTTGATGGTCAAGATAAGAACTTCGTATCTGAGCTTTTTTGTGAGGCTCGTTCAATCGAGGAAATAATCGTTCCAGTTCGAGGATGTCCGAGCAATGCACGTTCCATCGAGTATGGCTACACGAATCCAGTGAACAGCAAATCATTCATCCTTGGTGAAGCTTGTTATGATGTTAAACGAGGACAGACTTTATTCGTACATACCAAGATCAGATCCGGAACTAACACAGTCGAAGCTCTTGCATTGAAAACTGCAAACAATGCTGACTACTTCCGACGAGAACATCCAACGTCTCGGTACAAGGTGGAGCTGAACAAAGCCCTCAACATTAACGATCATGCGGAGCGTTTCAAAGGTGTGTTCGGCAATAAAAACATTCCAAAGATCGAAGCTCGCCGGTATATAAACGAAGACCTTCTAAGTCACAAACAGTATCAATCGGTTCTAAAGTTGGCGTGGAACTATCAAATTGTTAAGGACGCATCAGTTCTGGATAACTTCGATAACCTGGTCGACGACATAGCCGGCCTGGATGCCAAGGAAGTAGAAATTTACACCGGTGCTCATGGAGTCCTCTCCCTCAAAGACAAAAACAATCACAGCGTGGATGTCTACCTAAAAGAAAATCGCTTTCCCGTTCCGAAGTTCCACTGGACTGTGGTACGGTCGGAAAGCAAAGCGGTGGCGTTTGCTGTCTTCAATAAGGCACAGCTAACGGATGCCGAGCGGGAGAAAGACACCTTCTGCACCAGTATATGTGATCAGTTGACGTGGATCAGCACGTTGCAGGAGAATAGTTCCTACAGTAATCCCGAGCTGGGTTACGTCCTGTGTTGCGATCTGAACGAGTTCCGTCGGACGATAAAGGAAATGCCTCCACTAAATGGCATAAAGGAGGTGCTGATGTAG